The Lewinellaceae bacterium genome has a segment encoding these proteins:
- a CDS encoding gliding motility-associated C-terminal domain-containing protein, with translation MRKKTLILSLLAILFPLFTSGQTIHFQLPDLEAQNGDALQIQITTTGFDEMVSMQFSINWDPTVITYVSHQPADLQNVAIGNPEAELGKLRLSWFDVEGNGFSLPDNASIIALNFLVIGTAGDYTDLNITDDPLAIQIFQTTDTPGIFTPVSVDQTAGSVTVIAPGTISTNSQAVSCFGNNDGSINLSVPAGENYSFNWTGPDNFFADTEDLQNLSAGDYQVTVTNDSGAIIYENTVTVIQPSPMLLQNIELTPATCNQQVGTADILITGGVPPFSFDIGSQNNNTGIFTNLSAGNYALTATDNNQCTLVDTFFIQAADAPQVDLGEDVAICEGESVVLDAGQYLNYQWSDGTALNTLTVNQSGTYSVTVSNDPSCPGTAEIEITVMNIPNLSIENDNLNICPGDSLQLEISGGTTYYWSGPVNYLSAVNVADPIAYPDSTVSFQVMSENECGSDEMEVEVVVVAVTAAAGPDTCIILDTEARLMAFGGVSYFWHPNEYPVSDDEIYDPVAHPLDSTTYFVTIIDANHCEVTDSMIVLVATDPLSTIKAVNMITPNGDGKNDFLMFKGLQKFGPNSLKIYNRWGALIYQKVNYHHDNEVFDGTYKNKPLPSGNYYYILSFQSGEIKQKLTIVRD, from the coding sequence ATGAGAAAAAAAACATTAATTCTATCGCTATTGGCGATTTTGTTTCCACTTTTTACTTCGGGTCAAACCATCCATTTTCAGCTTCCCGATCTCGAGGCGCAAAACGGGGATGCCCTCCAAATCCAAATTACGACTACGGGGTTTGACGAAATGGTGAGCATGCAGTTCTCCATCAACTGGGACCCTACTGTGATCACTTATGTTTCCCACCAACCGGCTGATCTCCAAAACGTAGCGATAGGCAACCCTGAAGCCGAGTTGGGAAAACTAAGGCTTTCCTGGTTTGATGTGGAAGGAAATGGGTTTTCCTTACCGGACAATGCTTCCATTATTGCTTTGAACTTTTTGGTTATCGGAACTGCAGGAGACTATACCGACCTCAATATAACGGATGATCCTCTCGCCATTCAAATTTTCCAGACTACGGATACCCCCGGAATTTTCACCCCCGTGAGCGTGGATCAAACTGCCGGATCGGTAACCGTAATTGCCCCCGGAACCATTTCTACCAATAGCCAGGCAGTAAGTTGCTTTGGTAATAATGACGGAAGCATCAACCTTTCTGTACCCGCTGGAGAGAATTATTCTTTTAACTGGACCGGACCGGACAATTTTTTTGCAGATACTGAAGACCTTCAAAACCTTTCTGCCGGCGATTATCAGGTTACGGTGACCAACGATTCAGGGGCCATAATTTATGAAAATACCGTTACTGTTATCCAGCCCTCACCCATGCTGCTTCAAAATATTGAATTAACTCCTGCCACCTGCAATCAGCAGGTTGGCACGGCCGATATTTTGATCACCGGTGGTGTTCCCCCGTTTTCATTTGACATTGGGAGTCAGAATAACAATACAGGTATTTTTACCAACCTTTCCGCCGGCAATTATGCCCTCACTGCCACGGACAATAACCAATGCACCCTGGTCGATACTTTCTTTATTCAGGCAGCGGATGCCCCCCAGGTTGACCTGGGGGAAGACGTGGCAATTTGTGAAGGAGAATCTGTGGTACTGGATGCCGGCCAATATCTTAATTATCAATGGTCAGACGGAACGGCTCTAAATACTTTGACCGTCAACCAATCGGGGACCTACAGCGTGACGGTCAGTAATGACCCTTCCTGCCCGGGGACAGCCGAGATTGAAATCACCGTGATGAACATCCCGAACCTGTCCATTGAAAACGACAACCTGAATATTTGTCCGGGCGATTCCCTGCAGCTTGAAATATCGGGAGGAACCACCTACTATTGGAGTGGACCGGTAAATTACCTCAGCGCGGTAAATGTTGCTGACCCGATTGCCTATCCTGACAGCACAGTGTCTTTCCAGGTGATGAGCGAAAACGAATGTGGTTCGGATGAAATGGAAGTTGAAGTAGTGGTCGTAGCGGTCACGGCAGCAGCGGGCCCGGACACCTGCATCATCCTGGACACAGAAGCAAGGCTCATGGCTTTCGGTGGGGTTAGTTACTTCTGGCATCCCAATGAATATCCGGTGAGCGATGACGAAATTTACGATCCTGTGGCCCACCCACTAGACAGCACCACCTATTTTGTCACCATCATCGATGCCAATCACTGTGAAGTAACCGACTCGATGATCGTTTTGGTCGCCACTGACCCACTTTCAACTATAAAGGCCGTCAATATGATCACCCCGAACGGGGATGGAAAAAATGATTTTTTGATGTTTAAAGGCCTGCAAAAATTCGGTCCCAATTCACTCAAAATTTACAACCGGTGGGGGGCACTGATCTACCAGAAAGTAAACTACCACCACGATAATGAAGTATTCGACGGCACCTATAAAAACAAACCTCTTCCCTCTGGTAATTATTATTACATTTTATCCTTCCAGTCGGGAGAGATCAAGCAAAAACTTACCATCGTCCGGGACTAA
- a CDS encoding PorP/SprF family type IX secretion system membrane protein, protein MSKKILTILIVLLPLLSFSQQLPERSVFDETNFLWNPAMTAPWEYWEMGATYRQSWVGFEDAPRTATLNMQYPMIKENMAMGGFFLHDDISPLKINTFAMTYAYKLRLGGKQQLSLGVMGIMNHFLVNGLEVVVNDDDDELLPGPEGNLLSPNVGFGIFYINNTGGNFEGNSFYAGLAANQLLSTDIVFKEFGSPGNFKRAFHGNAVLGYRSISGDILIEPALWINFSTPGITDANFCLKFEKRESFWAGLNLSFNQTLSFQVGYILTKGIVKDGSLRVGLAGSYNLGPFAKARGIGYEFYVAYRFEL, encoded by the coding sequence ATGTCAAAAAAAATACTTACCATTCTCATAGTTCTCCTTCCATTACTTAGTTTTAGCCAACAACTACCGGAACGTAGCGTATTTGACGAGACCAACTTCCTGTGGAACCCGGCTATGACTGCCCCCTGGGAGTATTGGGAGATGGGAGCCACCTACCGGCAGTCGTGGGTAGGATTTGAAGATGCTCCCCGAACAGCAACGCTCAATATGCAATATCCGATGATCAAGGAAAATATGGCTATGGGTGGTTTTTTCCTACATGACGATATCAGTCCATTAAAGATCAACACCTTTGCCATGACTTATGCCTACAAACTCCGGCTTGGCGGCAAGCAGCAGTTGTCATTGGGGGTCATGGGAATAATGAATCACTTCCTGGTCAACGGGCTCGAAGTGGTCGTTAATGACGATGATGATGAATTACTGCCGGGTCCGGAAGGTAACTTACTATCGCCCAATGTCGGTTTTGGAATATTTTATATCAACAATACCGGCGGTAATTTTGAGGGCAACTCATTTTACGCAGGACTGGCCGCCAACCAGCTCCTTTCCACCGATATAGTATTTAAAGAGTTCGGCAGTCCTGGAAATTTCAAGAGGGCATTCCATGGCAACGCAGTACTTGGCTACCGCTCCATTTCCGGGGACATCCTCATAGAACCGGCATTGTGGATCAATTTCAGCACCCCGGGCATAACAGATGCCAATTTTTGTCTAAAATTTGAAAAAAGGGAATCTTTTTGGGCAGGACTGAACCTGTCGTTCAACCAAACCCTGTCGTTTCAAGTGGGATATATTCTCACCAAAGGCATTGTAAAGGATGGCTCGCTTAGGGTGGGCCTCGCCGGTTCATACAACCTCGGTCCCTTTGCAAAAGCCCGGGGTATTGGATATGAATTTTACGTGGCGTACAGATTTGAATTGTAA